A single window of Loxodonta africana isolate mLoxAfr1 chromosome 10, mLoxAfr1.hap2, whole genome shotgun sequence DNA harbors:
- the LOC100655704 gene encoding olfactory receptor 11G2-like, with the protein MYIFLGNFSCLEICYVTTTVPNMLANFLSISKSISFVSCFVQFYFFFSFGCDEGFYLCIMAFDRYLAICRPLHYPRIMTKELCTGLAIFGWSCGLILFLTPVVVISQLPYCGPNIIDHFVCDPVPLMMLSCSEDTTTQLIYSVFNAIFMIVTFLFVLCSYALVILVVLRMPSAASKRKAFSTCASHLAVVVLFFGSVMVMYVNPGSEHPMKMQKIVTLFYSVITPLCNPLIYSLRNKEMMAALRKIFRIE; encoded by the coding sequence ATGTACATATTCCTGGGGAATTTCTCTTGTCTAGAAATATGTTATGTTACCACAACTGTCCCTAACATGTTGGCCAACTTCCTCTCCATAAGCAAGTCCATCTCCTTTGTGAGTTGTTTTGTAcaattctactttttcttctcttttggatGTGATGAGGGCTTCTACCTTTGCATCATGGCCTTTGACAGGTACCTTGCCATCTGCCGTCCTCTACATTATCCACGCATCATGACTAAAGAGCTGTGCACTGGCCTGGCCATCTTTGGATGGTCTTGTGGGTTAATCCTCTTCCTAACCCCAGTTGTTGTCATTTCACAATTGCCCTACTGTGGCCCAAATATCATCGACCATTTTGTGTGTGATCCTGTCCCATTGATGATGCTGTCCTGTTCTGAAGACACCACCACACAGCTCATTTACTCTGTTTTCAAtgctatcttcatgattgtcacttttctctttgtcctTTGTTCCTATGCTCTGGTGATTCTGGTTGTGCTACGGATGCCCTCAGCAGCGAGCAAACGCAAGGCTTTCTCCACTTGTGCTTCCCATCTGGCTGTGGTGGTTCTGTTTTTTGGCTCTGTTATGGTGATGTATGTGAACCCAGGATCAGAACATCCAATGAAAATGCAAAAAATTGTTACCTTGTTTTATTCTGTGATAACACCTCTATGTAATCCTCTAATATACAGCCTCAGAAACAAGGAGATGATGGCTGCTCTGAGGAAAATCTTCAGGATTGAATGA